Proteins from one Desmodus rotundus isolate HL8 chromosome 9, HLdesRot8A.1, whole genome shotgun sequence genomic window:
- the ITGA2B gene encoding integrin alpha-IIb, with translation MMARALCPLHALWLLEWVQMLLGPGAAPPASALNLDPERLTFYTGPNGSHFGFSLDFCKDSHSSMAIVVGAPRTLGRNQEEMGGVFMCPWRAEGGQCSSLPFDLNDETRKVGSQTFQTFKAGQGLGASVVSWNDNIVACAPWQHWNALEETEEAEKTPVGGCFLAQLQNARRAEFSPCRSNTMSRVYLAYRYWEDRRYCEAGFSSVVTEAGELVLGAPGGYFFLGLLAQAPIADIFSSYRPGTLLWHVRTQRFTFDSSHPEYFDGYRGYSVAVGEFDGNPNTTEYVLGAPTWSWTLGAVEILHSNYGTLHRLQGEQVASYFGHSVAVTDVNGDGRHDLLVGAPLYMDSRSDRKLAEVGRVYLFLQPRGSQALGTPSLLLTGTQLYGRFGSAIAPLGDLNRDGYNDVAVAAPYGGPSGRGQVLVFLGQSEGLSSRPSQVLDSPFPTGSGFGFSLRGATDIDDNGYPDLLVGAYGADKVAVYRAQPVVMATVQLMVQDSLNPAVKDCVLPQTKTSVSCFGIQMCVGATGHNIPQQLSLNAELQLDRQKPRQGRRVLLLNSQQAGATLHLDLGGRHSPICHNIKAFLRDEADFRDKLSPIVLSVNVSLPPAKDGLAPALVLHGDTLVQEQTRIILDCGEDDLCVPQLQLAASVTGSPLLIGADNVLELKMDAANEGEGAYDAELAVHLPPGAHYMRALSDVEGFERLICNQKKENETKVVLCELGNPMKNVRIGITMLVSVENLEEAGEHVSFWLQIRSKNSQNPNSEIVQLDVPVRADAHVELRGSSFPAFLVMAAEEGNRENSSDSWGPKVEHTYELYNNGPGTVNGLYLTLCLPGQSQPTDLLYILDVQLQGGLQCTPQPSPNPLKLDLGLPTPSPSPIHPGHHKRERRQASLPGPKQPGWLRDPVLVSCDSVPFTVVQCELQEMARGQRAMVTVQAFLWLPSLRQRPLDQFVLQSHAWFNVTSLPYAVPALSLPSGEALVQTQLLRALEERSIPIWWVLVGVLGGLLLLTLLVLAMWKVGFFKRNRPPLEEDEEEE, from the exons ATGATGGCCAGAGCCTTGTGTCCACTTCATGCCCTCTGGCTTCTAGAGTGGGTGCAGATGCTCTTGGGACCTGGTGCTGCCCCTCCAGCCTCGGCCTTAAACTTGGACCCAGAGCGGCTCACCTTCTACACAGGCCCCAATGGCAGCCACTTTGGGTTTTCATTGGACTTCTGCAAAGACAGCCATAGCAG CATGGCCATCGTGGTGGGCGCCCCGCGGACCCTGGGTCGCAACCAAGAGGAGATGGGCGGCGTGTTCATGTGCCCCTGGAGAGCTGAGGGCGGCCAGTGTTCCTCCCTGCCCTTCGACCTTA ATGATGAGACCCGAAAAGTAGGCTCCCAAACTTTCCAAACCTTCAAGGCCGGGCAAGGACTGGGGGCGTCGGTCGTCAGCTGGAACGACAACATTGTG GCCTGCGCCCCCTGGCAGCACTGGAACGCCCTAGAAGAGACCGAGGAGGCGGAGAAGACACCCGTAGGTGGCTGCTTCTTAGCTCAGCTCCAGAACGCCCGCCGCGCAGAGTTCTCGCCTTGTCGGTCCAACACCATGAGCCGGGTTTACTTGGCGTATAGATACT GGGAAGACCGGCGCTACTGTGAAGCCGGCTTCAGCTCCGTAGTCACCGAG GCTGGAGAGCTGGTGCTTGGGGCCCCTGGCGGCTATTTTTTCTTAG GTCTCCTGGCGCAGGCTCCAATAGCAGACATCTTCTCGAGTTACCGCCCGGGCACCCTCTTGTGGCATGTGCGCACCCAACGCTTCACCTTCGACTCCAGCCATCCAGAGTACTTCGACGGCTACCGGG GGTATTCGGTGGCCGTTGGCGAGTTCGACGGGAATCCCAACACTACAG AGTATGTCCTCGGTGCCCCCACCTGGAGCTGGACCCTGGGAGCC GTGGAAATTTTGCACTCCAACTACGGAACGCTGCACCGGCTGCAAGGAGAGCAG GTGGCTTCGTATTTCGGGCACTCGGTGGCCGTCACTGACGTCAACGGGGACGG GAGGCACGACCTGCTGGTGGGGGCGCCGCTGTACATGGACAGCCGCTCTGACCGCAAGCTGGCCGAGGTGGGGCGTGTGTACTTGTTCCTGCAGCCTCGGGGCTCCCAGGCGCTGGGCACCCCCAGCCTCCTACTGACTGGCACACAGCTCTATGGGCGATTTGGCTCAGCCATCGCACCCCTGGGCGATCTCAACCGGGATGGCTACAATG ATGTTGCAGTGGCTGCCCCCTATGGGGGTCCCAGTGGTCGGGGCCAAGTGCTGGTGTTCCTGGGCCAGAGTGAGGGGCTTAGCTCTCGCCCCTCCCAGGTCCTGgacagccccttccccacaggcTCTGGCTTCGGCTTCTCCCTGCGAGGTGCCACAGACATCGATGACAATGGATACCCAG ACTTATTGGTGGGAGCATACGGGGCTGACAAGGTGGCTGTGTACAG AGCTCAGCCAGTGGTGATGGCCACTGTCCAGCTGATGGTACAAGATTCGCTGAATCCTGCTGTGAAGGATTGTGTCCTGCCGCAGACCAAGACATCAGTGAGCTG CTTTGGAATCCAGATGTGTGTAGGAGCCACGGGACACAATATTCCTCAGCAGCTAA GCCTAAATGCCGAGCTGCAGCTGGACCGGCAGAAGCCCCGCCAGGGCCGGCGGGTGCTGCTGCTGAACTCTCAACAGGCGGGCGCCACCCTGCACCTAGACCTGGGGGGGAGGCACAGCCCCATCTGCCACAACATCAAGGCCTTCCTCCGT GATGAGGCCGACTTCCGGGACAAGCTGAGCCCCATCGTGCTCAGCGTCAACGTGTCCCTGCCACCTGCAAAGGATGGACTAGCCCCTGCTCTTGTGCTGCATGGAGACACCCTTGTCCAGGAGCAG ACCCGCATCATCCTGGACTGCGGGGAAGACGACCTGTGTGTGCCCCAGCTTCAGCTCGCTGCCAGCGT gACGGGCTCCCCGCTCCTCATTGGAGCCGATAATGTGCTGGAGCTAAAGATGGACGCAGCCAACGAGGGGGAGGGGGCCTATGACGCTGAGTTGGCCGTGCACCTGCCCCCCGGTGCCCACTACATGAGGGCTCTCAGCGATGTCGAG GGTTTTGAGAGGCTTATCTGTAACCAGAAGAAGGAGAATGAGACCAAGGTCGTGCTGTGTGAGCTGGGCAACCCCATGAAGAATGTCCGG ATAGGAATCACCATGTTGGTCAGTGTGGAGAACCTGGAAGAGGCTGGGGAGCATGTGTCCTTCTGGCTGCAGATCAGGAG caAGAACAGTCAGAATCCGAACAGCGAGATTGTGCAGCTGGATGTGCCGGTCCGGGCGGACGCCCATGTGGAGCTTCGAGG GAGCTCCTTTCCAGCCTTCCTGGTGATGGCAGCAGAAGAAGGCAACAGAGAGAACAGCTCGGACAGCTGGGGCCCCAAAGTGGAGCACACCTATGAG CTCTACAACAATGGCCCTGGTACCGTGAATGGCCTCTACctcaccctctgcctccctggccaATCCCAGCCGACCGACCTGCTCTACATCCTGGATGTACAGCTTCAGGGGGGTCTTCAGTGCACCCCACAGCCCTCTCCCAACCCCCTCAAG CTGGACTTGGggctgcccaccccttccccctcccccattcaccCAGGCCATCACAAGCGGGAGCGCAGGCAGGCTTCCCTGCCAGGGCCCAAGCAGCCAGGGTGGCTTCGGGATCCAGTTCTTGTG AGCTGCGACTCGGTGCCCTTTACCGTGGTGCAATGTGAGCTGCAGGAGATGGCGCGTGGGCAGCGGGCCATGGTCACTGTGCAGGCCTTCCTGTGGCTGCCCAGCCTCCGCCAG AGGCCACTGGATCAGTTTGTACTGCAGTCCCACGCCTGGTTCAATGTCACCTCCCTTCCCTACGCTGTGCCTGCCCTCAGCCTGCCCAGTGGGGAAGCTCTG GTGCAGACACAGCTGCTTCGGGCTTTGGAGGAGAGGAGCATTCCCATCTGGTGGGTGCTGGTGGGCGTGCTGGGTGGCCTGCTGCTGCTCACACTCCTGGTCTTGGCCATGTGGAAG GTCGGCTTCTTCAAGCGGAATCGGCCACCCCTggaagaggatgaagaggaggagtGA
- the GPATCH8 gene encoding G patch domain-containing protein 8 isoform X2 has translation MGMGRMEMELDYAEDATERRRVLEVEKEDTEELRQKYKDYVDKEKAIAKALEDLRANFYCELCDKQYQKHQEFDNHINSYDHAHKQRLKDLKQREFARNVSSRSRKDEKKQEKALRRLHELAEQRKQAECAPGSGPMFRPTTVAVDEEGGDDDKDESVTNSGISTTTTCGMGSEFPTDKGGPFTAVQITNTTGLAQAPGLVSQGVSFGIKNNLGTPLQKLGVSFSFAKKAPVKLESIASVFKDLAEEGTPEDGTKADEKGSDQVLQKVGDSDGGGNLDGKKEDEDPQDGGSLASTLSKLKRMKREEGAGATEPEYYHYIPPAHCKVKPNFPFLLFMRASEQMEGDNSTHPKNALESKKSNSPKPKGFIKVAASQGAEKAVSEVSQQQTETGMAEPSEPGSKAETKKASGGDVSEQSSESQSQKASDIQTCESNPGKEPAQTTSAGKESQEGPKHPTGPFFPVLSKDESTALQWPSELLIFTKAEPSISYSCNPLYFDFKLSRNKDARAKGTEKPKDIGGSSKDHLQGLDPGEPNKNKEGGENIEHSSGDRVDAPASGSACLSQNKQEPGGSHGSETEDTGRSLPSKKERSGKSHRHKKKKKHKKSNKHKRKHKADPEEKSSKAESGEKSKKRKKRKRKKNKSAQADSERGPKPEPPGSGSPAPPRRRRRAQDDSQRRSLPGEEGSSGKKDEGGGGGSSQDHGGRKHKGEPPASSCQRRAGAKRSSRSSHRSRPSSGDEDSDDVSSRRLHQKSPSQYSEEEEEEEDSGSEQSLSRSRSDRHHSSHRSSRRSYSSSSEASSDQSCYSRQHSYSDDSYSDYSERSRRHSKRSHDSDDSDYTNSKHRSKRHKYSSSEDDYSLSCSQSRSRSRSHTRERSRSRGRSRSSSGSRSRSKSKRRSRSTTAHSWQRSRSYSRDRSRSTRSPSQRSGSRKGSWGHESPEERRSGRRDFIRSKIYRSQSPHYFRSGRGEGPEKKEDGRGSDGKGTGPPSQNSNVGAARASEGDCSPEDKNSLTAKLLLEKIQSRKVERKPSVSEEVLATPNKAGLKLKDPPQGYFGPKLPPSLGNKPVLPLIGKLPATRKPNTKKCEESGLERGEEQEQSETEEGPPGNSDAPFGHQYPPGETAGPLSEPPPEEPKSEEGTADHPVAPLGTPVPSDCYSGDPTMSHNYLPDPSDGDTLESLDSGGQPGPVESSLLPIVPELEHFPSYAPPSGEPSIESADGAEDASLAPLESQPITFTPEEMEKYSKLQQAAQQHIQQQLLAKQVKAFPASAALAPATPALQPIHIQQPATASATSITTVQHAILQHHAAAAAAAIGIHPHPHPQPLAQVHHIPQPHLTPISLSHLTHSIIPGHPATFLASHPIHIIPASAIHPGPFTFHPVPHAALYPTLLAPRPAAAAATALHLHPLLHPIFSGQDLQHPPSHGT, from the exons AGATTGAAAGATCTCAAGCAGAGAGAGTTTGCTCGAAATGTTTCTTCAAGATCCCGCAAGGatgagaagaaacaggaaaaagctCTTCGGCGCCTCCATGAGTTGGCAGAGCAAAGAAAACAAGCTGAATG TGCACCTGGAAGTGGTCCTATGTTCAGACCAACTACAGTGGCTGTAGATGAAGAAGGTGGAGATGATGATAAAGATGAATCAGTAACAAACAGTGGCATCAGTACCACCACCACTTGTGGCATGGGATCTGAATTCCCCACAGATAAAGGAGGCCCTTTCACTGCGGTACAGATCACCAATACCACTGGACTGGCACAGGCTCCTGGCTTAGTCTCCCAAGGCGTCAGCTTTGGCATTAAGAATAACCTGGGTACCCCATTGCAAAAATTGGGAGTGTCGTTTTCTTTTGCCAAGAAGGCTCCTGTCAAACTCGAATCAATAGCATCAGTTTTCAAGGACCTCGCAGAGGAAGGGACCCCTGAAGATGGAACAAAAGCTGATGAGAAGGGTTCTGACCAAGTACTACAGAAGGTGGGAGACTCGGATGGTGGTGGTAATCTCGACGGTAAAAAAGAGGACGAAGACCCTCAGGATGGAGGGTCCCTTGCCTCCACATTATCtaagttaaaaagaatgaagcGAGAAGAAGGAGCTGGGGCTACAGAGCCAGAGTATTATCACTACATCCCCCCAGCACACTGCAAAGTAAAACCTAATTTTCCCTTCCTACTCTTTATGAGAGCCAGTGAACAAATGGAAGGTGATAATAGTACTCACCCAAAGAATGCCCTGGAGAGCAAAAAAAGCAATTCTCCCAAGCCTAAAGGCTTCATCAAGGTGGCAGCAAGCCAAGGAGCAGAAAAGGCAGTTAGTGAAGTGTCCCAGCAGCAGACAGAAACTGGTATGGCTGAGCCCTCAGAACCTGGAAGCAAAGCTGAAACAAAGAAGGCCTCGGGAGGGGACGTAAGTGAGCAGAGTTCAGAGAGTCAGAGTCAGAAGGCTTCAGACATCCAGACGTGTGAGTCCAACCCTGGTAAAGAACCCGCTCAGACCACCTCAGCAGGGAAAGAAAGCCAGGAGGGGCCCAAACATCCTACCGGTCCCTTCTTTCCAGTTTTGAGCAAAGACGAAAGCACCGCCCTCCAGTGGCCGTCAGAACTACTGATTTTTACCAAGGCAGAACCCTCCATTTCATACAGTTGTAACCCTTTATACTTCGACTTCAAACTTTCAAGGAACAAAGATGCCAGAGCTAAAGGGACAGaaaaaccaaaagacataggaGGTTCCTCAAAGGACCATCTCCAAGGCCTTGATCCTGGTGAGccaaataaaaacaaggaagGTGGAGAAAACATAGAACATTCCTCAGGAGACAGAGTGGATGCACCTGCCTCAGGGTCTGCCTGTCTCAGCCAGAATAAACAGGAGCCTGGTGGCAGCCATGGGTCAGAAACAGAAGACACAGGCAGAAGCCTTCCTAGCAAGAAGGAACGATCCGGCAAGTCCCACCgacacaaaaagaagaagaagcacaaaaaaTCCAACAAACACAAACGGAAACACAAGGCTGATCCAGAAGAGAAAAGCTCTAAGGCTGAGTCTGGGGAGAAGTCTAAGAAGCGCAAGAAACGAAAACGAAAGAAGAACAAGTCGGCCCAGGCGGATTCTGAACGGGGACCCAAACCGGAACCCCCTGGCAGTGGTAGCCCTGCGCCCCCAAGACGACGGCGGCGAGCTCAAGATGATTCCCAGCGGAGGTCCCTCCCGGGTGAAGAAGGGAGCAGTGGCAAGAAAGAcgaaggtggaggtggagggagctCCCAAGATCATGGTGGGAGGAAACACAAAGGCGAACCTCCAGCTTCGTCCTGCCAGCGAAGAGCAGGCGCCAAGCGGAGCAGCCGGTCCAGCCACCGGAGTCGGCCCAGCAGTGGAGATGAGGATAGCGATGACGTTTCTTCGCGCCGGCTGCACCAGAAGTCCCCGTCCCAGtacagtgaggaggaggaggaggaggaggactcgGGCAGCGAGCAGTCCCTTAGCCGCTCGCGGTCTGACCGGCATCATTCCTCACACCGCTCCTCTCGGCGTTCTTACTCCAGTAGCTCGGAGGCTTCCTCCGACCAGAGCTGCTACAGCCGGCAGCACAGTTACTCCGATGACAGCTACAGCGACTACAGCGAGCGGTCCCGGAGGCACTCCAAGCGCTCGCACGACTCTGACGACTCGGACTACACCAACTCCAAGCACCGGTCCAAACGGCACAAGTACTCTTCCTCGGAGGATGACTACAGCCTCAGTTGCAGCCAGTCCCGGAGCCGCTCCCGGAGCCACACCAGGGAGCGCTCGCGGTCCCGGGGCCGCAGccgcagcagcagcggcagccgCAGCCGGAGCAAGAGCAAGCGGAGAAGCCGCAGCACCACGGCCCACAGCTGGCAGCGCAGCCGGAGCTACAGCCGGGACCGCAGCCGCAGCACCAGAAGCCCTTCCCAGAGGTCAGGCTCCAGGAAGGGGTCCTGGGGTCACGAGAGCCCTGAGGAGAGGCGTTCTGGTCGTCGAGACTTCATTCGCTCAAAAATCTACCGCTCCCAGTCTCCTCATTACTTTCGGTCAGGCCGGGGAGAGGGTCCTGAGAagaaggaagatggcagaggaagtGATGGTAAAGGGACAGGCCCACCATCTCAAAATAGCAATGTTGGTGCAGCAAGGGCGTCAGAGGGTGACTGCAGCCCTGAAGATAAGAATTCCCTGACTGCCAAACTGCTACTGGAGAAGATCCAGTCAAGGAAAGTGGAGAGAAAACCCAGTGTGAGTGAGGAGGTGCTGGCCACTCCTAATAAAGCTGGGCTCAAGCTTAAGGACCCCCCACAAGGTTACTTTGGGCCcaagctccctccctctcttggcAATAAGCCTGTCCTTCCACTGATAGGGAAGCTCCCAGCCACTCGAAAGCCCAACACTAAGAAATGTGAAGAGTCTGGCTTAGAAAGgggagaagagcaagaacaatCAGAGACGGAAGAAGGGCCTCCAGGGAATAGCGATGCCCCATTTGGACATCAGTACCCCCCAGGGGAAACAGCTGGCCCCTTATCAGAGCCACCTCCAGAAGAGCCAAAGTCTGAAGAAGGTACTGCTGATCACCCTGTGGCTCCACTCGGCACCCCAGTGCCCTCTGATTGCTATTCTGGGGACCCGACCATGTCCCATAACTACCTCCCTGACCCCAGTGACGGGGACACCCTAGAGTCCTTGGATAGTGGCGGTCAACCAGGCCCTGTGGAATCTAGCTTGCTGCCTATCGTGCCAGAACTTGAGCACTTCCCCAGTTATGCACCTCCCAGTGGGGAGCCTAGTATTGAGTCAGCGGATGGGGCTGAGGACGCTTCCCTGGCTCCGCTGGAGAGCCAGCCCATCACCTTCACCCCTGAGGAGATGGAGAAGTACAGCAAGCTCCAGCAGGCTGCACAGCAACACATCCAGCAACAGCTTCTGGCCAAGCAAGTAAAGGCCTTCCCAGCTTCtgctgccctggccccagccacTCCAGCCCTGCAGCCCATCCATATTCAGCAGCCGGCCACAGCCTCTGCCACCTCCATCACGACTGTTCAGCATGCTATCCTACAACATCAtgctgcagcagctgctgccGCCATTGGCATtcacccccaccctcatccccagCCGCTTGCCCAAGTACATCATATTCCCCAGCCACACTTGACCCCCATTTCTTTGTCCCACCTCACTCACTCAATCATCCCTGGCCACCCTGCCACCTTTCTCGCTAGCCATCCCATCCACATCATTCCTGCCTCAGCCATTCATCCTGGACCCTTCACCTTCCACCCTGTCCCACATGCTGCCCTCTACCCTACCTTGCTTGCCCCACGGCCTGCTGCAGCAGCTGCTACTGCTCTCCACCTTCACCCACTACTTCACCCCATCTTCTCAGGTCAAGACCTGCAGCACCCTCCCAGCCATGGCACATGA